The following is a genomic window from Pedobacter sp. KBS0701.
GGCTGAGCCAGATCACTGATGAGCAATGGGAACAGGTTAATGTCAGCAGCTTTTCCAGTATCAGACAAACCGCTGTGCACATAGCCAGCGCGGAAAAGATCTGGATAGACTTCTGGACCGGGGCACCAGATCCGGTTTACTTGTCGGCCAATTTCAATGGTACCAAAACCGAATTAATGGACATCTGGAAAGCAGCTTCTATAGGATTGGAGCATTATATAAACAGCCATCTGGAGGAGGATTTTATGCGATCAGTTAGTTTTATCTATCCGAACGGCAATATCGGACAAATGCCCTATTATCAAACATTTGCTCATATTGTTAACCATTCAACGTATCATCGCGGGCAATTGGTTACCCTGCTGCGGCAGGCTGGTTACAGCCGATTTTCGTCAATAGATCTGGCAACATATTATATCTTAAAAACCAAAGATTTTAGATCGTAATCTTATGCTCAAAGCGAAGTTTGACAAATGAATACAGAAAGATCGAAGGCGGAATACCGCGGACCTACTCAATCCTTGTTTTTGCTTATCAAGCTTGTCATTGTAGAATTAAATTCATTAAGTCCAATGTCATGTATAGCAAAAAAATCTATGTCTGCATTTTCTATGGCAATTATGGCTTTTTGTAAAACAGCTTCTCCTTTTTTTGTCAGTCTTATTATTTTTGCTCTTGTGTCTGTTTCGTGTTCCTGTCTTGTTAAAAAGCCCTTTTCCTATAACATACGCAATACTTTAGAAACCATCATTCTATCAGCATTACTCTGGTTGGCAATATCAACCTGGGTAACTGCGTTGCTGCTCTTTGAAAGCCATCCTAACGCTGCTAACAAAACAAACTGTATCTGAGTTAAGTCCAATGGGTCTAGTACCTTTTTTTGTTTTCGTTGCCAAAGCATAGTCAGTTGCCCCAGCAAGTAGCCCGGGCTATTGTAAGCTTCCCTGTTTTTCAGACCATTCAAAAGTATAATTTTGTCCTCAAATTTCCTGCAATAAATCTACTGGAGATTTGAAGTTCAATGCCTGGTGTGGTCGATGGTAATTGTAATCCACCATCCATTCCTCTACTTTCTGCCTTACATCATCCAGGGAGTGAAATATGTAGGCATTTAACAATTCTCTTCTGATACTTGCATTCAATCTTTCTATATATGCGTTCTGTGTTGGCTCTCCTGGCTGGATAAAACCAGTTCAACATCGTTTTCCTTTGCCCATTCATTCCGCTTATGTGAGATGAACTCAGGCCCATTATCCATTCTTATTTTTTTTGGAAGCTCCCTATATTGTTTTAGGTCATCCAAGGCTCTTATAACTCGCAATGCCGGAAGTGAATAATCTATCTCCATAGCAAGCATATCTCTATTGTAATCGTCTGCGATGTTCAGCAACTTAAATTTCCTTCCATTCCAGAGCGCATCATTCATAAAATCCATGGACCATACCTCATTTACTGTTCCTGGCACGAACAGGGGTTTTTTAACTCTTTCTGGCAGCCTCTTCTTTGCCCTGCGGCGGATATTAAGCTTCATTGAGGATAAATCCTATAAATCCTTTTATGATTCCATTTAAGCCCTTTTCGACGCAATCGGTAGTAACACTGCCAAAAGCCTATTGAAACGTGGGCTTAGCAAAAAAAACTGGGAAAAATTTTAGGAGTTGACGAAACTACTTTTGTAGCTGGGAATTAGAAGAAAACCAACCATATAAGGCAATACTGGAAAAGTTAGATATGATGTTGTAATCACTATCATTATTCAACTGTTTAATAATAGGTCAAATTAAATGTTTTATGTTGAATTGAATTAAACCATAACGTCTGTATAATTCTGTGTTGAAAATTATGGTATAACTGAGTTATCTTAAATAATTTATTTAAGCCACTTCAAAAAATAAAAAAGAAAGCACTCAATGATTTGACTAAAGAGGAAATTGGACAGATCTTCCTTATTGAAATCAGCCAATATGATTCTAACAGGCCTAAACTCTATGAAGAAGAGAAGCAACAAAATCCCTGTTTCTTCTGGAAGCAGGGATTTGAAAGCAACGATCAGTATCTGGCTGGCGAGTCACGGTTAACAATAACTCCGTCGCACCACCTTTTAAAAACCATACATACCACCTGACACGGAAATTTGTTCTCCCGTTATCCAGGCGGCATCATCGGAAGCCAGAAATACCGCAGCTTTGGCTATATCTTCGGGCCGGCCCCTGCGGCCAAGCGGCGTATTGGCGATAAACATTTTTTCGTAGTCGCTGCCGGCGGTCACCCCCGCTGCAGTCGCACCTTCGGTTTCCGTAGCGCCCGGCAAAATCGAATTGATGCGAACGTTTTGTGCACCCAGTTCTTTCGACAAAGCGATCGTGATGGCATCTAATGCCGCTTTAGTGGCCGAGTACAAAGAAGCACCCGGAAGCGGCATTTTGCTGGCGCCCGAACTGATATTAATAATATTGCCTCCTTTATCTCCAAATAATTTCAACGCTGCCTGAATGGTCAATATCGGGCCCAGCACATTCACATTGAAACTATTATGAAAAGTTTCTCCTGAAATCAATTCTATAGGAGCGTATCCCTGATAAACAACGTTATTGACTAATATATCCAAGCCGCCGAATGCCGAATTGGTTTCTTCAAACAACCTGTTTACATCTGCTTCTTTTGATACATCGGCCTGTACAGTAATGGCAGTGCCGCCCTTATCGGTGATGGCTTTCACCACTTGATCCGCGGCCTCTTTACTGGAAGCATAATTAACCACCACCTTTGCGCCTGCCGCCGCAAAGTGTTTGGCGATGGCTGCGCCAATTCCTTTGGAAGCACCCGTAATTACGGCTACTTTGTTTGTTAATATATTCATGGTTAATATGATTTAAGATTTGAACTTTACCAGGTCCTGAAAGATGAGTTTACCCCAGTTCTTTCCTTGAGCCTGCACCAGCAGTCCGCCCTCCGAAAGCCCACCCAGATTTACCGGCGCGAAACCGAGTTTTTCGGCGAGCGCAGAGATCTCTGCGGTGGCGGCCTCATCGTCGCTCGTCAGGAACACGACTCTACTGCCACCCTGTACGGCCGGATCCTGGTCAAGAATAGCGGCGATCAAATGATTGAAGCCTTTAACCAGTTTGCCACCAGTGAAGGCCTGCGCCACGAATTGGGCAGAAGGCAGTCCACCCAACTGCTCAGGAGCTACGCCGTAGGCATTGGTAACGTCAACAATGGTTTTGCCTTCCCAGTTGGGCAGTGCCTTTGCGACTTCGTGGTGCGATTCGAAACGCACAGCCAAAAAGATAACGTCGGCCTTGACGGCTTCCGCTAATATTGTCGGATCGATCTCCCGGCCTATAGCGGTCGCATCGGCTGCAAAGCTTCCCGGGTCGCGAGTGGTGGCAACGGATACTTTGATACCCTTGCGGGCGAATGCCCTGGCCAGGGCCTTACCGATTTGGCCGAAGCCGATAATAGCATAGCTTGCTGCTTTTTTTGCTGAATTACTCATTTTGATAACTTTTAATTATTTGGATAAATAGGTCATACCTCCATCTACCAGGAGTTCGGCACCCAACATAAAAGAAGAATCATCAGAGGCCAGAAAGACCGCAGTTTTAGCAATGTCGGAAGGTTGCCCGATCCTGCCTATCGGCATTTGATCTGCAAAGTGTTTTTTTACCGCTTCCATTTGTTCTGCGGGAACAAATTTGTCAAATGCCGGGGTATCTGTGGTACCTGGCGTGATGACATTTGCCCTGATCTTGCGGTCTAACAGGTCGCTTGAAAAGGCTTTGGCTAAAAAGATCACCGCCGCTTTGGCAGCCCCATACAGCGTAAAATTGGCGTAGGCCCGATGTGCGGCATTTGAACCGATCAAAATAATGGAGCCACCATCATTCATATAGGGCAGTGCCTTTTGCACCGTGAAGTAAACACTTTTCAGGTTCAGGTCAATAGCCTGGTCAAAGTCGGCTTCGCTGGTCGTTGCTACTGTTCCTACAGCGCCGCCACCGGCGTTAGCTACGATCACGTCTATTTTACCAAATTTTTCAGCGGCTGCCGCAAACACCCTTTCCAGGTCGGCCAAATTGGTTACGTCACCATTAATAGCGATAAAATCATCGCCCAATACTACCGCGGCACTCGCTAGTGTTTCCTCGTTCCTGCCGACGATAACACCTTTCGCACCTTCGTTTTTAAATGCTTCAGCAATACCCAATCCGATACCGCTGTTACCGCCAGTGATCAGGGCCACTTTATTTTTTAATCTACTCATTGTTTCTTTTTTTATATTTGTTTCTCAAAGGTACTATCAATAGTTTATATTTGTAACTAATGGCGTACATACTGGTTACGAACAGGTAACCACAATTTTTAAATGATATGAAAGACGAAAGATTTTGCAATTCGAATTGCCCGTTTACGAGGGCTATCGGCACTGTTGGAAATAAATGGAAGCCGATAATTATCAACGTCATCGGCAACCGTACGGTTCGTTTTGGTCAGCTCGATACCATCATACCCCTGATTTCCAGAAAAGTATTAACCGAACAACTCAAAGAGCTGGAAGAAGATGGACTATTGGAAAGACTAGCCTATAAGGAACTGCCGCCAAGAGTAGAGTATAAGTTGTCTGAAAAGGGCCTGGCATTTCTGCCGATATTAGAACACATCAAAGAATGGAATTTAAAATATGAGGTAGCTCCGATTAACCTGGAGACCGATAAAAAAAGCAGGATAAATTATGCCGGATAGTTAAACCTGCGGTTTGGCATAAGTAAAATAAAGTGGAACTCGTCGTTAAATTAGAAAGGATGGATTTATGATCAGGTGTGTGATTGTTGATGACGAACCACTGGCTATAGCTTTGCTTGAAGACCACATAAAACAAGTCCATGACCTGCAATCATGTTAGCGACTACAAATCCTCTGGAAGCTATGGAGTACTGTCAGAATTCGGATATTGATCTGATATTCCTTGATATACAAATGCCAAAGTTAGACGGAATTGAAATAATGAGACTGATAAATAATCGCTACAATATCATAGTAACAAGTGCATATAGTGAATATGCTATACTTGGCTTTGAACATAATATTGTCGACTACATGTTAAAACCAATTACATTGGGTAGATTTTTAGCCGCAATATCAAAGGCGAGAGATAAGCTAGATGCCAAGCAAGCTATCGCACGACATGATAATTTCGTATATCTAAAGGTTGAACAGCGCATGCATCGCATAAATTTTGATGAAATTCTTTATGCCCAAGGATTAAGGGATTATGTACTTCTCCATTTCGATAGTAGTAAAATTCCAGACAATGAAGGGACTAATGGATATTCTACCAACCAAGTCTTTTGTAAGGATACATAAATCTTATATTGTCGCTATTAGCAAAGTTGAACAGATACATAAAGATTATATTGTAGTCAACAATACTATAATACCAATAGGAGAGTATTATAGAGAAGATTTTTTGAGGCAAATTTTAAATAGTTGATTAAAATAAAAGCACTTATATGGATGATGCGCATGCAATGCTAAGAAGGCTTGTCTATATAAATCCATCTGCAAACGTTAACCAACAGCACTTAGTCAGGCAGACCATTAATCAAAAACTAGGAGAAACCATTACCCTGAGCGAATTAAGGGTCAATCCTTTATACCTAAGAAAAGACAGGGGATATATGGTCATTGATCAGACCATGTACTTACGGAAAAATTATCGCGAGCCCTTTTTTGAACTATTCCACAATACCTCCCATACTGTGCAAAGCCTTTAAAATTTTCAAACTTGCTTTGCTAACACCTTCTTAGCGGATAAGTTATAATCTGCATTGTCGGCTTTTTTTGGTTCGATGTTGGTAAATTCGATAGGAATACAAGTTTTGCTAGCATTGTAGAGTTTAAACGCCTGTTCTGAAAAGAAATAAATTAATTCGGTATACTTTCTGCTTCCTCTTCTGATAGATTAATGCCTTTGACTTTGAGGTCTTCGATTACCTTGTTGGTGGTAAGAGATTTGGTTATTTGATTTTCCATTATGGTTGGTTTTGGTTAACGATGCCATAATAGTTTGTTGGAGTTTATTAAGATAGCGAATTTTTTTGAGATAACTAGTATATATTAAGAGATTTTGATAGCGGCACAGCTAAGCATAAAGAGGAGCAGGCTAAAGAAGCTAAATTGAAATTGGAGGAATCTGAAGAACAACCAATTGTAACTTGTTATCTAATGCAGCTCAGATAGGCGGTCCTGTGTACCGCCTAAGCGCCAAAATCCCTGCGAGACTTGATCGGTATAAAAGAACAAATCGGTCCTGAACGAAAACGCCTTACACATACTTATCAGACTAAAACAGGCATATCGCTTTTCATTTAAAATCCCTAAATTTTAGTCGGATCAAAATGATTTAAAAATCATCTTCTACCTATGGTTTTTCTTATAGTGAAAAGATTGAAGTGACATGTAGCGTTTTAAGCTATCGAACCGTATTTATTGTAAATAACAAGTGGTACATGTCCTTTTAATGCTTAATGGTTATTTAAAAATCCACAAGAAAGAGAGGCGGCAATTAATGTTCAATGATATTAAATATTTACATTTTCTAAGCTCAAATAATATGCAGG
Proteins encoded in this region:
- a CDS encoding DDE-type integrase/transposase/recombinase; amino-acid sequence: MKLNIRRRAKKRLPERVKKPLFVPGTVNEVWSMDFMNDALWNGRKFKLLNIADDYNRDMLAMEIDYSLPALRVIRALDDLKQYRELPKKIRMDNGPEFISHKRNEWAKENDVELVLSSQESQHRTHI
- a CDS encoding helix-turn-helix domain-containing protein, with translation MKDERFCNSNCPFTRAIGTVGNKWKPIIINVIGNRTVRFGQLDTIIPLISRKVLTEQLKELEEDGLLERLAYKELPPRVEYKLSEKGLAFLPILEHIKEWNLKYEVAPINLETDKKSRINYAG
- a CDS encoding LytTR family DNA-binding domain-containing protein, whose product is MLATTNPLEAMEYCQNSDIDLIFLDIQMPKLDGIEIMRLINNRYNIIVTSAYSEYAILGFEHNIVDYMLKPITLGRFLAAISKARDKLDAKQAIARHDNFVYLKVEQRMHRINFDEILYAQGLRDYVLLHFDSSKIPDNEGTNGYSTNQVFCKDT
- a CDS encoding integrase core domain-containing protein, producing MNASIRRELLNAYIFHSLDDVRQKVEEWMVDYNYHRPHQALNFKSPVDLLQEI
- a CDS encoding DinB family protein — protein: MLKQYFTDLAAYNSWADEKAMDWLSQITDEQWEQVNVSSFSSIRQTAVHIASAEKIWIDFWTGAPDPVYLSANFNGTKTELMDIWKAASIGLEHYINSHLEEDFMRSVSFIYPNGNIGQMPYYQTFAHIVNHSTYHRGQLVTLLRQAGYSRFSSIDLATYYILKTKDFRS
- a CDS encoding LytTR family transcriptional regulator DNA-binding domain-containing protein; this encodes MDILPTKSFVRIHKSYIVAISKVEQIHKDYIVVNNTIIPIGEYYREDFLRQILNS
- a CDS encoding NADPH-dependent F420 reductase; the protein is MSNSAKKAASYAIIGFGQIGKALARAFARKGIKVSVATTRDPGSFAADATAIGREIDPTILAEAVKADVIFLAVRFESHHEVAKALPNWEGKTIVDVTNAYGVAPEQLGGLPSAQFVAQAFTGGKLVKGFNHLIAAILDQDPAVQGGSRVVFLTSDDEAATAEISALAEKLGFAPVNLGGLSEGGLLVQAQGKNWGKLIFQDLVKFKS
- a CDS encoding SDR family NAD(P)-dependent oxidoreductase, with protein sequence MNILTNKVAVITGASKGIGAAIAKHFAAAGAKVVVNYASSKEAADQVVKAITDKGGTAITVQADVSKEADVNRLFEETNSAFGGLDILVNNVVYQGYAPIELISGETFHNSFNVNVLGPILTIQAALKLFGDKGGNIINISSGASKMPLPGASLYSATKAALDAITIALSKELGAQNVRINSILPGATETEGATAAGVTAGSDYEKMFIANTPLGRRGRPEDIAKAAVFLASDDAAWITGEQISVSGGMYGF
- a CDS encoding SDR family NAD(P)-dependent oxidoreductase gives rise to the protein MSRLKNKVALITGGNSGIGLGIAEAFKNEGAKGVIVGRNEETLASAAVVLGDDFIAINGDVTNLADLERVFAAAAEKFGKIDVIVANAGGGAVGTVATTSEADFDQAIDLNLKSVYFTVQKALPYMNDGGSIILIGSNAAHRAYANFTLYGAAKAAVIFLAKAFSSDLLDRKIRANVITPGTTDTPAFDKFVPAEQMEAVKKHFADQMPIGRIGQPSDIAKTAVFLASDDSSFMLGAELLVDGGMTYLSK